The genomic interval CTATTGCAGACATTTTCTTACAACAAATTTTAACACGTCCAGCTGATCATGATGTTGTTGCGACAATGAACCTTAACGGTGACTATATTTCTGATGCATTAGCAGCTCAAGTAGGCGGTATCGGTATTGCACCAGGTGCGAATATCAATTCTGAAACAGGTCACGCGATTTTTGAAGCGACTCACGGTACAGCTCCGAAATATGCTGATTTAGATAAAGTGAATCCTTCATCAGTCTTGCTTTCAGGTGTCATGTTGTTAGAACACATCGGCTGGCAAGAAGCAGCGGATTTAATTACAAATTCTGTTGAAAAAACGATTGCTTCAAAAGTTGTAACGTATGACTTTGCACGTTTAATGGAAGGTGCAACTGAAGTAAAAACATCTGAATTTGCAGATGAATTGATTAAAAATTTATAATGAGATGATTCGAAGGCGATCGGACATAAAATTTTTGATGCTATTGGTGTAGTATTTTGTTTAACTTGCCCTCTCCCTGCGATTTGTGTTATTGATTGTCATTATGGCTTCGCGTTTCCTAGGGGGTAGCCCTTCAACTAACGCTTGATTAAACTGTTACATTTGTTGAGGCGTTAGTGGATTTTGGGAGCAGTACAGAAATCTCATGTGTCACAAAGATTTCGTAGTACTGCCCCCGCAAGGCTGACTAGACTTCTCAAAAGCATGCCCATTGAGAAGTAAGACAGCTACTGCGATAAACAGCAACCACTATTAAAGTAAAGAAGTGACTGTTAGCAGGATGCACTCATTTCCCTCAGGAGTGTCAGCCTTCTGGGCAATCTTACATCAAACACAGGAAAACTGAGGGAAAGTTTATGAAATCAAGAAAGTCAATAGCATCAATTTTTGTGTCTAATACATCCTTATTTCCGACTGTTTTATCATCATTAATGAATCATAAATCCATGAATAGTAGAGGCTGGGAAAACTTAATGTCCCGGTCTCTTCCTACGTTTAACAAACATTTATGAAATTTAATAGTTAGTACTAAACTTGGTTAAAATCTTTAATTGAGAGCTGAACTCAAAAATTCCTCTTTAGTACTTCGATGTTTTGATATAAGGTTGCCAAATGAATGGGAATCTTAAGGGATTAAACAATAGATTATATTTGATTTCTAATGTTTAAATAGTTGCTACTGTTTATCGCAACTTTCTATGACTGAAACGCCATCAAGTTTCTTTGTTCTTTCTATGATATAATTAATATATAAAACAAGAATATTCGGACTGAAAGTTTTGACACTTTATATTTTCTTAATTTCAAAAGTTTCCCTGCATTGATTCGCAGTATTTCATATTCATTTGCTAAAATGGGCGAGACCTCCTAGGGATTAGACGCAGTTGAAAATCCGACAACGCCACACCTATGTAACAGTTAAATCAAGCGTTGGCTAGTTGAGACCAGTCGCTGAGAAAGCAAGATCATGATAGCAATTGTGACGTTTAGAACGGTTATCCATGTGGACAAAAATCTTTTTGAGAATGATGGGAATCGATTTTATAGCCTTTTTAGCTAAGCGTGACTAAATAAATGTAACAATCAAATTCAAACACGTCTCTTTTTTGATTTTTTAAGAGAAAGTTAAGTTATTGTAAAGATGCTAAATGATATATTATTTTTAAGACTATTTTAAGGTATAATGAACTTAATTATAATAAGGAGGTACATATATGACTCAAAGAGTGCTTGTCGTTGATGACGAACAATCCATTGTCACTTTGTTAAAATACAACCTCGAACAATCAGGTTATGTTGTTGAGGTGGCTCAAGATGGAGAGGAAGCATTACAAAAAGAAAAAGAAACGAAACCAGACTTGATTGTATTGGATGTGATGTTACCGAAAAAGGATGGTATCGAAGTATGTAAAACGATTCGCTCAGATAAAAACCAAGTACCTATTTTAATGTTAACTGCAAAAGATGATGAATTTGATCGTGTGCTTGGTTTAGAGCTAGGCGCTGACGATTATATGACTAAGCCTTTTTCGCCGAGAGAAGTTGTTGCGCGTGTCAAGGCCATTCTTCGCCGCTCATCATTAGTCAATCATGTTCGCCAAGTAGAAGATGATGAAGATATTGTCATTGGCAGTATTCGGATTCGTCCTGACTTTTTTGAAGTATACCGTAATGATGAGTTGTTAGAGTTAACGCCTAAAGAATTTGAGTTGTTACTTTACTTAGTTGAACGTCAAGGTCGTGTCATTACGCGTGAACATATGTTAAATTCAGTTTGGAACTATGAATTTGCAGGTGATTCTCGAATTGTAGATGTACATATTAGTCATTTGCGAGATAAGCTAGAAGAAAATCCAAAACAACCTCAGTTTATTAAAACAGTTCGCGGTTTAGGATACAAATTGGAGCGTCCTAAATAAATGATTAAATTTTATCACAAACTTTTAATCATACTTACAACAATTACTGTTGTAAGTTTTCTCATATTAGGCTTTATTGTACATAATAGTATTTATACGAATACCGTTGAATACGAAAAGAAATCTCTTCTTAAAGATGCTGAACAAATTCTTGCATTTTATAAAACGGGGAACAATAAACACATTCAAGAACTTGCCAATCATTATCATAGTAATATTAAAATCATTGAAAGCGATCAAACGACCGAGTTTAAAGGGGATCGGAAACTTTCAATAGCAGAACGTCAAGATAGTATTTTGCGCCAACTTGAAACGAGAGAGCCGATTTATCAACTCGATGGTAAACAAGGCTACTATTGGTTTGGACATCAACAAGGTGAGACAAGGATATTAATCACAGGTCATTTTGATATGGTTTACGAACTACAACTTCAATTTTGGAAATACTTAATATTAGTAGGGATGATCATTTTAGCGCTTATTTACTTTACAGTGCGTTATATTAACCGAACTTATATTCAACCGATTAATGAAGTGTCCTACGCTGCGTCACTCCTTACTGAAGGGAATTTTCGTGTAAGACTGCCTGAAAGTAGTGTGAAAGAGTTGCGTGAATTGTATGTGACGATTAATGTGTTAGCGCGACGTTTAGAGCAGTTGAATAGTGAACAAAAAATTCAACGTAATCGTCTTGTGACAACACTTGAAAATATTCCTAGTGCGATATTGATGATAGATAAAAACGGAAAAATCGTTATCGCGAATAAGACATTTTATGAGGTTTTCAATGAATCGACCAATGTAGAAAATCAAGATTATGCACAATATTTACATCCAACGATCAAGCAGTTCGTCGTTGAAGGATTCCGAACTGAAAAGGCGATGTACAAACAAGTTGAAATTTCAATTAACCATATTCATCAAAAGTTCTTTGATACATCGTGTGTGCCCATCTTATCCCGAACGAAAAAGTCATTACAAGGCATGGTCATCGTATTACACGATATTACACAATTGAAAAAACTAGAAAACTTACGCAGTGAATTTGTGGCGAATGTGTCACATGAATTGAAAACACCGATAACATCGATGAAAGGATTTACCGAAACGCTTATTGATGGTGCGAAAAATGATGAAGCCTCTTTAGATATTTTCTTAAACATCATTTTAAAAGAGTCTAATCGTATCGAATCTCTAGTTGAAGATTTACTAGATTTATCGAAAATTGAACAAAATACGATGTTAGAAAAGCATTTGATTGATTTGTCCGATGTCGCAAAATCTTCATTTTCAGTCATTCAACCCCTTGCGAATGAAAAGTCGATTCAATTGATTGATCAAATTGAACCGAATGTGACGGCGATGGCTGACGAAAATAAAATCTCTCAAGTCATAGTGAATTTAATGTCGAATGCGGTCAACTATTCTCCTGAAAATCGAACGGTTACTTTAGCGGTATATCGAGAGAATCAGCATCCTGTCATTGAAGTGATTGATCAAGGCATTGGCATAGGAGAAAAAGAAAAGTATCGTATTTTTGAAAGATTTTATCGTGTGGATAAAGCGAGAAGTCGTGATTCAGGTGGCACAGGGTTAGGCTTGTCAATTACGAAACATATTATAGAAGCTTATCAAGGTAATATCGAAGTGGCGTCTGAACTCGGAAAAGGTTCGAAATTTAAAGTTGTGTTACCAGAATAATATTAAGTTCACAAAACGGGAACAGTGATAACGTATACCCCATTCGTTAAAACTGTTCTCGTTTTTGCTATGAGTGCACCAAAGAATGGCTTTATAATGATGAAAAAGGTCATATCGTATCAACTATGGTACAATAGGCGTTCCATTTACTGTTGTGAAGCAGAAGTGTGAGGCTTGTTTTATCGACATGATACATACGGATTATGATAAAATAGATACAAATCACGATGGAGGGAAAAACGTGGACAAACTTATATTGATTGATGGTAATAGTTTAAGTTTTAGAGCTTTTTATGCATTGCCGTTGTTAAAAAATAAAGCAGGGATTCATACAAATGCCGTGTACGGTTTTGTGCGTTTGTTAGAAAAGATTATCAAAGAAGAACAACCGACACATTTTCTCGTGGCATTCGACGCTGGAAAAACGACTTTTAGACATGCAACATATCAAGATTATAAAGGGGGACGTCAAAAAACACCACCTGAATTGAGTGAGCAGTTCCCGTATATTCGCCAATTAATAGATGCCTATCAAATTCAACGTTATGAACTTGAAAACTATGAAGCAGATGACATTATTGGGACACTGAGTCGTAAAGCAGATCAAGCGGGCATGCAAACAATCATCATTACAGGGGACCGAGATTTAACACAACTCGCTACAGATCAAGTGACGATTTATTATACGAAAAAAGGTGTGACGGACGTTGATCATTACACACCTGAATTGATTGCTGAAAAATATAATGGGCTTACACCTTCTCAAATTATTGATTTAAAAGGCTTAATGGGCGACAGTTCTGATAATATTCCAGGTGTGGCAGGTGTCGGCGAAAAAACAGCGATGAAACTGTTGAATCAATTTGAAACAGTTGAAGGTGTTTATGACCATATCGATGAAGTGTCAGGTAAAAAGCTAAAAGAAAAGCTTGAAAATAGTCGTGATGATGCGTTAATGAGCAAAACTTTAGCGACGATTAATTGTGACAGTCCGATTACAGTGTCAC from Staphylococcus sp. MI 10-1553 carries:
- a CDS encoding response regulator transcription factor — translated: MTQRVLVVDDEQSIVTLLKYNLEQSGYVVEVAQDGEEALQKEKETKPDLIVLDVMLPKKDGIEVCKTIRSDKNQVPILMLTAKDDEFDRVLGLELGADDYMTKPFSPREVVARVKAILRRSSLVNHVRQVEDDEDIVIGSIRIRPDFFEVYRNDELLELTPKEFELLLYLVERQGRVITREHMLNSVWNYEFAGDSRIVDVHISHLRDKLEENPKQPQFIKTVRGLGYKLERPK
- the pnpS gene encoding two-component system histidine kinase PnpS, translating into MIKFYHKLLIILTTITVVSFLILGFIVHNSIYTNTVEYEKKSLLKDAEQILAFYKTGNNKHIQELANHYHSNIKIIESDQTTEFKGDRKLSIAERQDSILRQLETREPIYQLDGKQGYYWFGHQQGETRILITGHFDMVYELQLQFWKYLILVGMIILALIYFTVRYINRTYIQPINEVSYAASLLTEGNFRVRLPESSVKELRELYVTINVLARRLEQLNSEQKIQRNRLVTTLENIPSAILMIDKNGKIVIANKTFYEVFNESTNVENQDYAQYLHPTIKQFVVEGFRTEKAMYKQVEISINHIHQKFFDTSCVPILSRTKKSLQGMVIVLHDITQLKKLENLRSEFVANVSHELKTPITSMKGFTETLIDGAKNDEASLDIFLNIILKESNRIESLVEDLLDLSKIEQNTMLEKHLIDLSDVAKSSFSVIQPLANEKSIQLIDQIEPNVTAMADENKISQVIVNLMSNAVNYSPENRTVTLAVYRENQHPVIEVIDQGIGIGEKEKYRIFERFYRVDKARSRDSGGTGLGLSITKHIIEAYQGNIEVASELGKGSKFKVVLPE